In Granulicatella elegans, one genomic interval encodes:
- a CDS encoding prolyl-tRNA synthetase associated domain-containing protein, which yields MYQKVVDQLNELGIPFQMVEHEPALTTEQADRFIEGIEGVRTKTLFLTNKKKRNFYLVIMDDTKRLDMDVFKEIVEEKQIKMASAETLNDKMMLPPGVVSPFGLLNNEDKDIQVYFDQEIVSEERMSFHPNTNDKTIFVNTEDLFTFLKAIGSEPHVIEL from the coding sequence ATGTATCAAAAAGTAGTAGATCAATTAAATGAATTAGGCATTCCATTTCAAATGGTGGAACATGAACCAGCGCTAACAACAGAACAAGCAGATCGTTTTATCGAAGGAATTGAAGGTGTTCGTACAAAGACGTTGTTTTTAACAAATAAGAAGAAACGTAATTTTTATTTAGTCATTATGGATGATACGAAACGATTAGATATGGATGTCTTTAAAGAAATTGTAGAAGAAAAACAAATTAAAATGGCTTCAGCAGAAACGCTAAATGACAAAATGATGCTCCCACCAGGAGTTGTCTCTCCATTTGGCTTATTAAATAATGAAGACAAAGATATTCAAGTATATTTTGACCAAGAAATTGTATCTGAAGAACGAATGAGCTTTCATCCAAATACAAATGATAAGACGATTTTTGTCAATACGGAAGATTTGTTTACCTTCTTAAAAGCAATTGGATCTGAACCTCACGTGATTGAGTTATAG
- the hemH gene encoding ferrochelatase, translated as MTKKAILLMTFGSPEGYTFEDIARFFTNIRRGVRPTDQEIQHLYDNYRKIGGSPLQEISKQQAAKLQERIQEEYTVYFANKFSSPFIPEVVKQMEQDGIEECLCLALEPHYSYYSIYGYEKFIESKTIRFHVVKDWYHNINLLQFWEQEIQKILTKDIKKDSFKVVFSAHSVPVIALEFEDPYIDQIYKNGQIIAERLGLEKHQYTHTWQSESDIGLPWMKPDVLEYLREQTEHPEHYIFIPISFISEHIEVLYDNDIECKDLCDEFGVHYHRPPMPNAHLLLVEALHETVRAHETETFTLKTNEEETLDEMVPPETSKDILDHESDIQMPEFVKKLIAKKGRENVKMPEFVKRMLEQRAKQKKR; from the coding sequence ATGACAAAAAAAGCAATTTTACTCATGACATTTGGGTCACCTGAAGGATATACTTTTGAAGATATTGCAAGATTTTTTACAAATATTCGACGTGGCGTTCGTCCAACGGATCAAGAAATCCAACACTTGTATGATAATTATCGAAAAATTGGCGGAAGTCCTCTACAAGAAATTTCAAAACAACAAGCAGCAAAATTACAAGAACGAATACAAGAAGAATATACAGTCTATTTTGCCAATAAATTCTCCTCACCATTCATTCCAGAAGTCGTTAAACAAATGGAACAAGACGGAATTGAAGAATGCTTGTGCTTAGCTCTTGAACCTCACTACTCTTACTACTCCATTTACGGATATGAAAAATTTATCGAAAGCAAAACGATTCGCTTCCACGTTGTAAAAGATTGGTATCATAATATAAACCTACTACAATTCTGGGAACAAGAAATTCAAAAGATTTTGACTAAAGACATCAAAAAAGATAGTTTTAAAGTCGTTTTCTCAGCACATAGCGTACCCGTAATTGCATTGGAATTCGAAGATCCTTATATCGACCAAATTTATAAAAATGGACAAATCATTGCAGAAAGATTAGGATTAGAAAAACATCAGTACACTCATACATGGCAAAGTGAAAGTGATATTGGACTACCTTGGATGAAACCAGACGTTCTAGAATACTTACGAGAACAAACGGAACACCCTGAACATTATATCTTCATTCCAATTAGCTTTATTAGTGAACATATCGAAGTTCTATACGACAATGATATCGAATGTAAGGACTTATGTGATGAGTTTGGTGTACACTATCACAGACCACCAATGCCGAATGCTCATCTACTACTAGTCGAAGCCTTACACGAAACTGTTCGAGCTCACGAAACAGAAACATTCACTCTTAAAACAAACGAAGAAGAAACACTAGATGAAATGGTTCCACCAGAAACATCAAAAGACATTCTAGACCATGAATCTGATATTCAAATGCCAGAATTTGTGAAGAAGTTAATCGCTAAAAAAGGCAGAGAGAATGTAAAAATGCCGGAGTTCGTCAAACGTATGTTAGAACAACGTGCGAAACAAAAGAAACGATAA
- a CDS encoding ISL3 family transposase: MTTIQEVVLQIKDKNVKWEDNVEEGYFKKKKSLFFFATYTYCPDACPNCSCVNRDFSIVKNGTRTSRITLNPVSGLPAFLKLRKQRFFCRECSHSFTADTTSIVDLNAFISKNVKNEMKVKACETVSESHIAKEMNVSVHTVRRVVNETAESLRIKPLNELPEHMCWDEFKSVASAESSMSFAYCDAITHQLVDVVQDRKMGNLVRYFNRFPLQTRLNVKTISIDMYAPYIKVMKHLFPKAKIIIDSFHIIQALNRELNKTRTRKMNQVRYKDRRLYNKLKRYWKLILKNRDNLQSYHYSYYRLFDWLTHSQGIVDYLLQEVPSLKLEYETVHQLREAFKERNFIEFKEELMSVQPKLLSDGLNRVLQTFKKFLPYLQNSCEYPTLSNGPIEGINNKIKVLKRNAYGYSSFTHFRNRILLMSKLFTPTTKKGIKQPDAA, from the coding sequence ATGACTACTATACAAGAAGTTGTGCTACAAATCAAAGATAAAAATGTAAAATGGGAAGATAATGTAGAAGAAGGGTATTTTAAGAAGAAAAAAAGCTTGTTTTTCTTCGCTACCTATACCTATTGCCCAGACGCTTGCCCTAACTGTAGTTGTGTAAATCGTGATTTTTCTATTGTTAAAAACGGTACTCGTACTTCTAGAATTACGCTTAATCCGGTTTCTGGATTACCTGCTTTTCTTAAATTAAGAAAACAGCGTTTCTTCTGCCGTGAATGCTCTCATAGTTTTACTGCTGATACAACTAGTATCGTAGACCTTAATGCTTTTATTTCTAAAAATGTAAAAAATGAAATGAAAGTCAAAGCTTGCGAAACAGTTTCTGAATCTCATATCGCTAAAGAAATGAATGTTTCTGTTCATACTGTTCGCAGAGTTGTCAATGAAACTGCTGAATCTCTTAGAATTAAGCCTTTAAATGAGTTACCTGAACATATGTGTTGGGATGAATTTAAGTCTGTAGCTTCCGCTGAATCTAGTATGAGTTTTGCTTATTGTGACGCTATTACTCATCAACTTGTTGATGTTGTTCAAGATAGAAAAATGGGGAATTTAGTTCGTTATTTCAACCGATTTCCTTTACAAACTCGCTTAAATGTTAAAACAATTTCGATTGATATGTATGCTCCATACATTAAAGTGATGAAACATTTATTCCCTAAGGCTAAAATTATTATTGATTCATTCCATATTATTCAAGCTTTAAATAGAGAATTAAACAAGACAAGAACAAGAAAAATGAATCAAGTACGTTATAAAGACAGACGTCTTTATAATAAATTAAAACGTTACTGGAAACTAATCTTAAAAAATCGAGATAACCTTCAATCCTATCACTACAGCTATTACCGATTATTCGATTGGTTAACGCATTCTCAAGGAATTGTAGATTATTTATTACAAGAAGTACCTTCACTTAAACTAGAATATGAAACAGTACATCAATTAAGAGAAGCTTTTAAAGAGAGAAATTTCATTGAATTTAAAGAAGAATTGATGAGTGTACAACCAAAACTTCTGTCTGATGGATTAAATCGTGTTCTCCAAACATTTAAGAAATTTTTACCGTATTTACAAAATTCTTGTGAGTATCCAACACTTTCAAATGGACCTATTGAAGGGATTAACAACAAGATAAAAGTACTTAAAAGAAATGCATATGGCTACAGCAGTTTTACTCATTTTAGAAATAGAATTCTACTAATGTCTAAACTATTTACTCCAACAACTAAAAAAGGAATTAAGCAACCTGACGCTGCTTAA
- a CDS encoding LPXTG cell wall anchor domain-containing protein — translation MKKQKIAKYAMVAALSSSILISKVDLVKAKENAEVNPTKIDYKAKIENKIEIIKKEIAQMEKELSEKINERERLLKEKSEISGKLSKKNDNLAKEIDELKNKIKELEDKEAENQKKLKTFDEKLAKANEKKENLRKELEQKEKEIEDVKNFNPAKDKEGLEKSIEEDKEKEKEFLEKTKALKANVDKKNENLTKKTKDYNKENALIERYDLDLVNAEKDLSKLKEEKEKLKEKTNNSKIDRAKIEENIAEIEKNNAINDITKKDAEKKYNKAKADLEIKKAELKKIMDGNPGYKPDIEELQKEIKTLENKIVGGETAIRISEQLKEKFEKGLKENKELIKDFIALDELDKKIKYLEKQIESTKEAKKETQTRVEELKKAKEEQEHIFENAKNELQAEEENLKNIQNTIKENQNKLKAVGNKDQAIKDLEKEKAEIQKEIDANNKKIEELEKEKNASKALSENTANEIKTLKEKLSKLEEEKKGLERFKLRSASLDQVKSEKKDLEEKLKSIDEKIKKLDIEIKNLRDEIAKKKLLLASLEEKPIAETINPILPKNKLKVKNLEKLTEKGKEEIENKIKELNKNNFPKNTQVEVDENGNVTITYPDNSKDTINVSDLVVKMAQAQNNKTDAQNNLQKPVQNTNLPKTGEGSNSFLNGMILGISGLVFAITGYFRKKHAK, via the coding sequence ATGAAAAAACAAAAAATAGCAAAATACGCAATGGTTGCGGCCCTGTCATCAAGCATACTTATTTCAAAAGTAGATTTGGTAAAGGCTAAAGAAAATGCTGAGGTAAATCCTACAAAAATTGACTACAAGGCTAAGATTGAAAATAAAATTGAGATTATAAAAAAAGAAATAGCACAAATGGAAAAAGAATTATCAGAAAAAATAAATGAAAGAGAAAGATTGCTTAAAGAAAAATCTGAAATTTCTGGTAAATTATCCAAGAAAAATGACAATTTAGCTAAGGAAATTGATGAATTAAAAAATAAAATCAAGGAACTTGAGGATAAAGAAGCTGAAAACCAAAAAAAACTTAAAACTTTTGATGAAAAATTAGCAAAAGCTAATGAGAAAAAAGAAAATTTAAGAAAAGAACTTGAACAAAAGGAAAAAGAAATTGAGGATGTAAAAAACTTTAATCCAGCAAAGGATAAAGAGGGTCTTGAAAAAAGTATAGAAGAAGATAAGGAAAAAGAAAAAGAATTTTTGGAAAAAACAAAAGCTTTAAAGGCGAATGTAGATAAGAAAAATGAAAATTTAACTAAGAAAACAAAGGATTATAATAAGGAAAATGCCCTTATTGAAAGATATGATTTGGATTTAGTTAATGCTGAAAAAGACTTGTCTAAGTTAAAAGAAGAAAAAGAAAAACTTAAAGAAAAAACGAACAACTCTAAGATAGATAGGGCAAAAATTGAAGAAAATATTGCAGAAATAGAAAAGAATAATGCAATCAATGATATAACCAAAAAAGATGCCGAAAAAAAATATAATAAGGCTAAGGCTGATTTGGAAATAAAAAAAGCTGAACTCAAAAAAATTATGGATGGAAATCCAGGCTATAAGCCAGATATTGAAGAATTACAAAAAGAAATAAAAACGCTTGAAAATAAAATTGTGGGTGGAGAAACTGCTATTAGAATTTCAGAACAATTAAAAGAGAAATTTGAAAAAGGTTTAAAAGAAAACAAGGAATTAATAAAAGATTTTATAGCTTTAGATGAACTTGATAAAAAAATAAAGTATTTAGAAAAACAGATTGAAAGTACAAAAGAGGCTAAAAAAGAAACTCAAACAAGAGTTGAAGAACTTAAGAAGGCAAAAGAAGAACAAGAACATATTTTTGAAAACGCAAAAAATGAATTGCAAGCAGAAGAAGAAAATCTTAAAAATATTCAAAATACTATTAAAGAAAACCAAAATAAATTAAAGGCTGTAGGTAACAAAGACCAAGCAATTAAAGATCTTGAAAAAGAAAAAGCAGAAATTCAAAAAGAAATTGACGCAAATAATAAAAAAATAGAAGAATTAGAAAAAGAAAAAAATGCTAGCAAGGCTTTAAGTGAAAATACAGCAAATGAGATAAAAACTCTTAAAGAAAAACTTTCAAAACTAGAAGAAGAAAAAAAGGGACTTGAAAGATTTAAGCTAAGGTCAGCATCACTAGACCAAGTAAAATCAGAGAAAAAAGACCTTGAAGAAAAACTAAAATCTATCGATGAAAAAATCAAAAAATTAGATATAGAAATTAAAAATCTAAGAGATGAGATTGCAAAGAAAAAATTACTATTGGCTAGTTTAGAAGAAAAACCAATTGCTGAAACAATTAATCCTATTCTTCCAAAAAATAAACTAAAAGTTAAAAATTTAGAAAAATTAACAGAAAAAGGAAAAGAGGAAATCGAAAATAAAATAAAAGAATTAAACAAAAATAATTTCCCGAAAAATACACAAGTAGAAGTAGATGAAAACGGAAATGTAACAATAACATATCCAGATAATTCTAAAGATACAATTAATGTTAGCGATTTGGTTGTGAAAATGGCACAAGCACAGAATAATAAAACAGATGCTCAAAATAATCTACAGAAGCCTGTGCAAAACACAAATCTACCAAAGACCGGAGAGGGTTCAAATTCATTCCTGAATGGAATGATACTAGGAATATCCGGACTTGTATTTGCTATCACAGGATACTTCAGAAAAAAACACGCGAAATAA
- a CDS encoding L-2-amino-thiazoline-4-carboxylic acid hydrolase has product MEKFSRENGYLDLLPLCCDVDHIVFEKRKAVLHRKQTLASGGEICDYWIVGDKTKNQM; this is encoded by the coding sequence ATGGAAAAATTTTCTAGAGAAAATGGTTATCTTGATTTATTGCCTTTGTGCTGTGATGTTGATCACATTGTGTTTGAGAAAAGGAAAGCAGTGCTTCATAGAAAACAGACATTAGCATCCGGGGGAGAAATATGTGATTATTGGATTGTTGGAGATAAGACTAAGAATCAAATGTGA
- a CDS encoding SdpI family protein yields MLVEQRKIYLLDVILTFLPILLALCVVWYAPETIPSRFDLEGNVIATASRWTIVILPIFILCFSGLFKWIDYKELVGSRNKEISRYIFRVSLLFFNAIAFFQFVLILTGVSMGSQMGRLMAFLIGGFTIVIGNVSPKIKETNKHFGFRVPWIMDNDEAFRKTQRFFGFASMISGIIFILISLFVGNKLALVLVSIGLVLTIGITAVYSYKISK; encoded by the coding sequence ATGTTAGTTGAACAAAGAAAAATTTATTTATTAGATGTCATTTTGACTTTTTTACCTATATTACTTGCTTTATGCGTTGTTTGGTATGCACCCGAGACAATCCCCTCTCGTTTTGATTTAGAAGGAAATGTAATTGCAACTGCTTCACGTTGGACGATTGTCATATTACCAATCTTTATTTTATGTTTTTCTGGTTTGTTCAAATGGATTGATTATAAAGAATTGGTCGGAAGTCGAAATAAAGAAATTAGTCGTTATATTTTCAGAGTTTCATTACTATTCTTTAACGCAATCGCCTTTTTCCAATTTGTCTTAATTTTGACAGGAGTTAGTATGGGTTCTCAAATGGGACGTTTGATGGCATTTCTTATTGGGGGATTTACGATAGTGATTGGAAATGTTAGTCCTAAAATTAAAGAAACGAATAAGCACTTTGGATTCCGTGTGCCATGGATTATGGACAATGATGAAGCTTTCCGTAAAACACAACGATTCTTTGGATTTGCGAGTATGATTAGTGGAATCATCTTTATTTTAATCTCATTATTTGTGGGAAACAAATTAGCATTGGTTCTTGTGAGTATCGGTTTGGTGCTAACGATTGGTATTACTGCAGTGTATTCGTATAAAATTAGCAAATAA
- a CDS encoding metalloregulator ArsR/SmtB family transcription factor: protein MSVNEILSALSDENRRKILEILRQGRTNTGDLANRLQITPQALSYHLKKLKQADLIYETKEKNFIFYELNLTVLEEAIVWMNSIIGGK from the coding sequence ATGTCTGTTAATGAAATTTTGTCAGCCTTATCGGATGAAAACCGTCGCAAGATTTTAGAGATTTTACGACAGGGAAGAACGAATACAGGTGACTTAGCAAATAGATTACAAATCACACCGCAAGCATTGTCGTACCATTTAAAAAAGTTAAAACAGGCGGATTTAATTTATGAAACAAAAGAAAAGAACTTCATTTTTTATGAATTAAATTTAACCGTTTTAGAAGAGGCAATTGTTTGGATGAATTCAATTATTGGGGGAAAATAA
- a CDS encoding Fic family protein, producing MEIDPFKEYLKESEPDKQKKVYAWRTAIGLQDVDGLKPSQYLIETATQNIEGYITIEEALDRIDSYYEEKEVHSPESERTEEADKVASRIAQLLSETAFSFTPQEYISIHRKLFQGIYPHAGKIRVYNITKKEWVLDGDTILYGSASELEATLDYDFSREREFSYKGLTMEEIIHHLAVFISRLWQIHIFGEGNTITTAVFFIKYLRTLGFTVTNKSFAEHSWYFRNALLRANYTNLPKGIHETTEYLELFLKNLLLNENYPLSNRDLRIHE from the coding sequence GTGGAAATTGATCCATTTAAAGAATACTTAAAAGAATCAGAGCCAGATAAACAGAAAAAAGTTTATGCATGGCGTACAGCTATTGGTTTACAAGATGTCGATGGATTAAAACCATCTCAATATTTAATCGAAACAGCTACTCAGAATATTGAAGGGTACATTACGATTGAAGAAGCATTAGACCGAATTGATTCTTATTATGAAGAAAAAGAAGTACACTCACCTGAAAGTGAACGTACAGAAGAAGCCGATAAAGTAGCTTCTCGAATTGCTCAACTTCTTTCTGAAACAGCATTTTCATTTACACCACAGGAGTATATTTCTATTCATCGAAAATTATTTCAAGGAATTTATCCACATGCGGGTAAGATAAGAGTATATAATATTACTAAAAAAGAATGGGTACTAGATGGAGACACCATTTTGTACGGAAGTGCTTCTGAATTAGAAGCAACCCTTGACTATGATTTTTCTAGAGAAAGAGAGTTTAGTTATAAAGGGTTGACAATGGAGGAAATCATTCATCATTTAGCGGTGTTTATTTCCAGATTATGGCAAATTCATATTTTTGGAGAAGGAAATACAATAACGACTGCCGTATTTTTTATTAAATATTTAAGAACTCTTGGATTTACTGTGACAAATAAGAGTTTTGCAGAGCATTCTTGGTATTTTAGAAATGCACTTCTTCGTGCGAATTATACGAATTTACCAAAAGGAATTCATGAAACGACGGAGTATCTAGAGTTATTTCTTAAAAATTTATTGTTGAATGAGAATTATCCGTTATCCAATCGTGATCTTAGAATTCATGAGTGA
- the lepA gene encoding translation elongation factor 4: protein MNLEEMRKRQERIRNFSIIAHIDHGKSTLADRILQATDTVADREMQDQLLDSMDLERERGITIKLNAVELTYDANDGTEYIFHLIDTPGHVDFTYEVSRSLAACEGAILVVDAAQGIEAQTLANVYLAIDNDLEIVPVINKIDLPAADPERVRTEIEDVIGIDASEAVLASAKVGIGIPEILEQIVHKIPAPTGDLEAPLQALIFDSVYDAYRGVVLNVRIQNGIVRPGDKIQLMSNGKTFDVVDVGIFSPKPISRDYLMVGDVGYITASIKTIQDTRVGDTVTLANNPASEPLSGYRKMNPMVYCGLYPIDSSKYNDLRDALEKLQLNDAALQFEAETSQALGFGFRCGFLGLLHMDVIQERLEREFDLDLITTAPSVIYHVQKTDGTEVVVSNPAEMPDQSSVQSIQEPYVKASIMVPNEYVGSVMDICQRKRGTFVTMDYLDEYRVNVIYEMPLSEIIFDFFDSLKSSTKGYASLDYDLIGYRESKLVKMDIMLNGEVVDALSIIVHKDFAYNRGKAITEKLRTLIPRQQFEVPIQAAIGNKILSRTNIKALRKNVLAKCYGGDVSRKRKLLEKQKEGKKRMKQVGSVEVPQEAFMSVLNLNEEEK from the coding sequence ATGAATTTAGAAGAAATGAGAAAACGACAAGAGCGCATCAGAAACTTCTCAATTATTGCGCATATTGACCATGGAAAGTCAACTTTAGCTGACCGTATTTTACAAGCAACAGATACCGTTGCTGATCGTGAAATGCAGGATCAATTATTAGACTCTATGGATTTAGAACGTGAACGTGGTATTACGATTAAATTAAATGCGGTGGAATTAACGTATGATGCCAATGATGGAACAGAGTATATTTTCCACTTAATTGATACTCCAGGGCACGTGGACTTTACGTATGAAGTGAGCCGTAGCTTGGCAGCTTGTGAAGGAGCAATTCTTGTAGTTGATGCTGCTCAAGGGATTGAAGCTCAAACATTAGCGAATGTGTATTTAGCGATTGATAATGACTTAGAAATTGTTCCAGTTATTAATAAAATTGACCTACCTGCTGCAGATCCTGAACGTGTGCGCACGGAAATTGAAGATGTGATTGGGATTGACGCAAGTGAAGCCGTTCTTGCCAGTGCTAAAGTGGGAATTGGAATTCCAGAAATTTTAGAACAAATTGTTCATAAAATTCCAGCACCTACTGGAGACTTAGAAGCGCCATTACAAGCTTTGATTTTCGACTCAGTGTATGATGCTTACCGTGGGGTAGTCTTAAATGTTCGAATTCAAAACGGGATTGTTAGACCAGGGGACAAAATTCAATTAATGAGTAATGGGAAAACTTTTGATGTTGTGGATGTTGGTATTTTCTCTCCAAAACCAATAAGTCGTGACTATTTAATGGTTGGAGATGTAGGGTATATTACCGCTTCTATTAAAACTATTCAAGATACGCGTGTAGGGGATACGGTTACATTAGCGAACAATCCAGCAAGCGAACCTTTATCAGGTTATCGTAAAATGAATCCAATGGTGTACTGTGGTTTGTATCCAATTGATTCTTCTAAATATAATGATTTACGTGATGCATTGGAAAAATTACAATTAAATGATGCTGCATTACAATTTGAAGCTGAAACTTCTCAGGCATTAGGATTTGGTTTCCGTTGTGGTTTCTTAGGATTACTACATATGGATGTTATTCAAGAACGTTTAGAACGTGAATTTGATTTAGACTTAATTACAACAGCTCCATCGGTAATTTACCATGTTCAAAAAACAGATGGAACAGAAGTAGTGGTTTCAAACCCTGCTGAAATGCCAGACCAATCAAGTGTTCAATCGATTCAAGAACCTTATGTAAAAGCGTCTATTATGGTACCGAATGAGTATGTGGGAAGTGTAATGGATATTTGCCAACGTAAACGTGGTACTTTTGTAACAATGGATTACTTGGATGAATATCGTGTTAATGTGATTTATGAAATGCCTCTATCTGAAATTATTTTTGATTTCTTCGATTCATTGAAATCAAGTACAAAAGGATATGCATCACTAGACTATGATTTAATCGGCTATCGTGAAAGCAAACTAGTGAAGATGGATATTATGTTAAATGGCGAAGTAGTCGATGCCTTAAGTATTATCGTTCATAAAGACTTTGCTTATAATCGTGGTAAAGCTATTACTGAAAAATTAAGAACATTAATTCCTCGTCAACAATTTGAAGTGCCAATTCAAGCAGCAATTGGAAACAAAATTTTATCTCGTACAAACATTAAAGCGTTACGTAAGAACGTATTGGCAAAATGTTATGGTGGAGACGTTTCTCGTAAGCGTAAGTTATTAGAGAAACAAAAAGAAGGTAAGAAACGTATGAAACAAGTGGGATCCGTTGAAGTACCACAAGAAGCGTTTATGTCAGTACTTAACCTTAACGAGGAAGAAAAGTAG
- the mgtE gene encoding magnesium transporter — protein sequence MSKVIEQMVESKDVKRIRELFNQNYPIDIALGLEEVTDEVLKNFMYTISNTRLASILEVSDPELQIRMLEKLPFRRVGLLFQQMSNDDIVDILGNLPIGIRKKYLNMMKGSSQDEIQTMLKYPQDSAGGIMTTEFISVKEHLTVEETLSKLREISPNTEVIHTIFVTTFQNQLIGWIDIRDLFTNELDVSLHDLMHTNIISVVPEEDQEEVARLSSKYDLSVVPVVSTKGVLIGIITIDDIVHVLQEEHHEDMLLISGVEGSERIGGPFIESIKKRTPWLLINLITAFMASAVVGMFQSTIEQVVVLAVAMPIITGMGGNSASQTLALAIQEIALGQLSLEKDKKYVWNEIVLGCMNGLITGVVAALALYIPYQNFYLSIIVVLAMAMNLMVGAIFGFFVPLVLKAMKLDPAISSTIFVTTATDVLGFFFFLGIAQVFLPLLI from the coding sequence ATGTCCAAAGTCATTGAACAAATGGTTGAATCGAAAGATGTCAAAAGAATTAGGGAATTATTCAACCAGAATTATCCAATCGATATTGCTCTAGGATTGGAAGAAGTAACTGATGAAGTGCTTAAAAACTTCATGTATACCATTTCCAATACACGATTAGCTTCCATTTTGGAAGTGAGTGACCCTGAACTTCAAATTCGAATGTTAGAAAAACTACCGTTCCGACGTGTAGGATTATTATTTCAACAAATGTCTAATGACGATATCGTGGATATTTTAGGAAATCTGCCAATTGGAATTCGTAAAAAATATTTGAATATGATGAAGGGTTCTTCTCAAGATGAAATTCAAACGATGTTAAAATATCCTCAAGATTCTGCCGGAGGGATTATGACGACAGAATTTATTTCTGTGAAGGAACATTTAACCGTTGAAGAAACTTTATCGAAGTTAAGAGAAATTTCTCCAAATACAGAAGTCATTCATACGATTTTTGTCACAACATTCCAAAATCAATTAATTGGTTGGATTGATATTCGTGACTTATTTACGAATGAATTAGATGTCAGTTTACACGATTTAATGCATACAAATATTATTTCTGTTGTACCTGAAGAAGACCAAGAGGAAGTAGCTCGTCTATCTTCAAAATATGACTTATCAGTTGTTCCCGTAGTAAGTACAAAGGGCGTTTTAATTGGGATTATTACCATTGATGATATCGTCCACGTTCTTCAAGAAGAGCATCATGAAGATATGCTTTTAATTAGCGGGGTTGAAGGGTCAGAAAGAATTGGTGGCCCATTTATTGAGTCTATTAAGAAACGGACACCTTGGTTATTAATTAATTTAATTACAGCCTTTATGGCTTCAGCGGTTGTTGGTATGTTCCAATCAACGATTGAACAAGTGGTTGTACTTGCGGTTGCTATGCCGATTATTACTGGAATGGGAGGAAACTCAGCTTCTCAAACTCTTGCTCTAGCAATTCAAGAAATTGCATTAGGACAATTATCATTGGAAAAAGATAAAAAGTATGTTTGGAATGAAATTGTTCTGGGCTGTATGAATGGACTTATTACTGGAGTTGTAGCTGCGCTAGCGCTATATATTCCTTATCAAAACTTTTATTTATCAATTATTGTAGTTTTAGCGATGGCAATGAATTTAATGGTGGGAGCGATTTTTGGGTTCTTTGTACCTTTAGTATTAAAAGCTATGAAATTAGACCCGGCCATTTCATCAACCATCTTTGTAACAACGGCAACAGACGTTCTAGGATTTTTCTTTTTCCTAGGCATTGCACAAGTCTTTTTACCGTTATTAATTTAG